In the Flavobacteriales bacterium genome, one interval contains:
- a CDS encoding SCO family protein, whose translation MKKYKGLLAALILILPSAIYIFFSYGNHNFAHLPYVGGEDESQHQYIPEFSFTNQFGEAISQDDYKGSIYLANFVFTTCPTICPVMTYNMRRIQQKMENYSDFKIISHSVFPEYDTPEVLLEYAQKMEADLSNWNFVTGNREDIYGIAKSYFVSAMEDSTAEGGFLHSEYFVLIDKEGRIRAREDDNGNNIGVYDGTSDYEVDLLIDDIKVLMAEYNLAKKDKDESKR comes from the coding sequence ATGAAGAAGTATAAAGGCTTATTAGCAGCCCTAATTCTCATACTGCCATCGGCTATTTATATTTTCTTTAGTTATGGCAATCATAACTTTGCCCATCTGCCTTATGTTGGTGGAGAAGATGAATCACAACACCAATATATCCCAGAATTTAGTTTTACCAATCAGTTTGGAGAGGCTATAAGCCAAGACGATTACAAAGGGAGTATCTACTTAGCGAATTTTGTCTTTACTACCTGTCCAACTATTTGCCCAGTGATGACTTACAATATGCGTCGCATACAGCAAAAGATGGAAAACTATTCTGATTTTAAAATCATTTCTCACTCTGTCTTCCCAGAATACGATACCCCAGAAGTATTGCTTGAATATGCTCAGAAGATGGAAGCCGATTTATCCAATTGGAATTTTGTAACCGGTAATCGAGAAGACATTTATGGCATTGCCAAAAGCTATTTCGTAAGTGCAATGGAAGACAGCACTGCAGAGGGCGGTTTCTTGCATTCAGAGTATTTTGTGCTTATTGATAAAGAGGGTCGAATCAGAGCACGAGAGGACGATAATGGAAATAATATTGGAGTCTATGACGGAACAAGCGATTACGAGGTAGATTTACTTATTGACGATATTAAGGTGTTAATGGCTGAGTACAATTTGGCGAAGAAGGATAAAGATGAATCAAAACGATAA
- a CDS encoding cytochrome C oxidase subunit IV family protein yields MSEQTGTWWIWRVFWILLIVTAVEVILGIIKPAVLIDNSFLGTTLLNLIFIVLTIIKAAYIVMEFMHLGHEVKGLKLSILLPAVVLIPYLVFILLTEGHYIFGTL; encoded by the coding sequence ATGTCAGAGCAAACAGGAACATGGTGGATTTGGAGAGTATTTTGGATACTCCTTATCGTTACCGCTGTTGAGGTTATTTTAGGAATTATTAAGCCTGCAGTATTGATTGACAATTCATTTTTAGGAACAACCTTATTGAACCTAATCTTTATTGTTCTAACTATCATTAAGGCAGCTTATATTGTAATGGAATTCATGCACTTAGGACATGAGGTGAAGGGATTAAAACTTTCCATCTTATTACCTGCAGTTGTATTGATTCCTTACCTAGTATTTATTTTACTAACAGAAGGTCACTACATCTTCGGAACCTTATAA